DNA from Evansella sp. LMS18:
AAAAACCTGTTTAAGCATATCCGGATCACATACTGTCTTGCATGCTCCACCAAACTCAGTCTGTATTGTTATCCCTTTTATCTGACACTGAGGTTCCATAAACAGAATGACATCTTCAAGAAGCTTATCCAGGTTAATTTCTTTCATAATAAGCTTGCGGTTTGGCTTTCCGATAAAAAGAAACTCTTCTACAATACCGTTAATCCGTTCTAATTCATCAAGCATTATATCTATGTATTTAGCCATTTCCTGTCTGTCAGCTGTATCAATAGAGATATTCGCACGAAGCAGCTGAGTAAATCCTTTTAAGGAAGTAAGGGGATTTCTGATCTCATGGGCAATTCCTGCAGCAAGTTCCCCTGCAAGAGCGAGTTTTTCCATTTCTTTAATTTTCTTTTCATTTTCTTTTTCCTCAGTAATGTCTATAGCGGTGCCAAACACTTCCTTAACATTGCCGTCTTCTTTATTAGGATTCAGCGTTGCCAGATAATACACCCCGTTAATACACCCTTCGTAATTAATAATATCACCATTCCAGGCCTGCTCGTAATAGTGGACTTTTTGGGCAGCCTCTTTTTTGGGTAAAAAATCATATAAACTACGATTCAAAATGTCTGCCTGCTTCTGGCCCATCTTTTTTATAAGCTCGCCTTCTGCATATGTATGTATGTATTGGCCGTTCATTTTTCTGTATTTAAATACGAACCCATTACGCTTGGGCAAAAAATCTTTGAAATTAATTTCAGTATAATTATTCAATTTTACTCAGCTCCCGCCCCTATAATTCTATTATGATGAGGTGCTATGAATATATATTAAAATTATATCAAAACAGTTTATTTGAGGATATAAGTAAAATAAAAACGAATACATTAAATTTGTAGTTCATCTTATGAAGTGGAATAAACTGCGACTACAGATTCTGACGGGAAAATCCATTTTCCCTGATAAATATAGTTAAGGAGGGTAAATCTCTTATGAGGAAAGGCTTCTTGCTGAAAACAGGAGGCATTATTTTGCTTCTTCCATTCATTATATATTTGTTATTTTATATTTTCCAGGACAGTATATTATTTTATCCCCAGCCATTAACACAGGAACGGCTTGATTATATTGAGGAAAATTATGAAGATGTCAACGAAATCATTCTTGAGATGGCTGATGGTGCTGCTGTCCACGGCTGGCTCGCAGAAAGTAAAAATGAATCCCCCTCCCCGCTCCTCATTTATTATGGCGGGAATGCGGAAGAAGTTTCTTACTTAATTAAACAAGCGAACAACCTGGAAAAACGTTCTGTATTATTAATGAATTACCGGGGATACGGAAACAGCGAAGGTTCCCCTGGAGAAGCGGCAATGTTCAGTGACGCCCTGGAAATCTATGATTACATCAGCGGCAAAGAAACGATTGATGACAACAGAATCGCAGTTATGGGAAGAAGCATGGGTACCGGGGTTGCCGTCTATGTTGCAGAGCAAAGAAACCTTGAAAAGGTAGTGCTTGTTTCACCCTACGACAGCCTGACGAATGTTGCCCGGGACAGATACCCATTCGTTCCAGTCAGCATTCTTCTTAATCATCAATTTGACAATATAAGCCGGGGGGAGTCGATTAGCACGCCTCTCCTTACACTCATAGGTTCCGAGGACACCATCATTCCACCTGAGCATTCCATAAGGCTGACGGAAGCATGGAATGGCCCCGCTGAAAAAATCATTTACGAGGACAGGGGCCACAATGACATTCATCTGGCCCCGGATTACTGGGAGAGCATCATTGACTTTCTTGAAAACTAACTGCTTTTCTTAGCCTAATATCGCCTTTGCGATAAGTCTGTAGGAGTTAATTCTGTCTTCAAAACTGTGTGTAATCGTATTAACCATAATTTCGTCCGCACCGGAGGTCTCTTTTATTTCCTTAAGCTTAGCGCTCACCTGGAGAGGATCACCAATAATCATCCGCTTTTTCCCATTTTCAATAGTTTCCTTCTCTTTTTCTGAGTATGTGCGGGACAGGGTTTCTTCTAATGAGGGAATTCCTCCTCCCGCCGTTTCGGGATTGTCGCTCTGCAACTTCCACAACAAACTGCTTAAAGCAAGCTCCTCTGCTTTTTCCTCCGTTTCAGCACATATAGCTGAGACAGTTAAAATAGTTTCAGGTTCCGCACGATAAGCAGTCCCCTGAAAATTATTTTTATACCTTTCTATAATTTCGCTTCCGTCATTTTCACTCATGAATTGTCCGAAAGCATAGGCAAGTCCGTGCTCCGCTGCAAGATCAGCGCTTTTGCCGCTCGTCCCTAACAGCCATACGTCAGGTGAGTGAGCAGGTACAGGAGCTGCGTTTACCTTTGAAAACATATGGTCTTGCGGAAAACCTTTGTAAAGAAACCGGATCAATTCATCAACAGAATCAGGAAATTTCCTGACTTGTTCGAGATAATTATCTGACAGAGCCATCGTCACTTCCGCAGACCCTCCGGGAGCTCTTCCTAAACCCAGATTAATCCGCCCCGGAAATAGGTTAGCCAGCATATTAAAATTTTCCGCTGTTTTATAAGGTTTATAATGAGGGAGAAGCACCGCTCCCGCACCAATAAGAATTGTCTTCGTATGTGCACCAATATAGCTGAGGAGGACTTCCGGAGAAGAACAGGCAAGCCCGGGCAGGTCATGATGCTCTGTGACCCAGAATCTCGCATAGCCTGCTTTCTCCCCTTCCTTCGCCAGCTCAGCAGAAGCCATTAAAGCTTCTGCCGCCGTTTTGCCCGCCGGGATGGGAGACTGGTCTAAAATACTAAGCTTCATAATAATCAGCCTGCTTTCTGTTATTTTTAAAGGATTGTCCCATACTGCTAGTAGTAAAACGAATTCTATAATAAAATATGATATATTCATACTAGAAGCAAATATTGTAAATCAAGTATTGGAGTGATTAAATTGGCTGCACCTGCTCAAGGCGATAAAGTATACGTAAGCAAACTGCATAACAGCTATGCAGCGAAAGGGACCGTCATCGACGTATGTAAAGACAAGGGAGGTCTCGAAGAGCATTTTTCCGAAGAACACCCCTTTTTTATGACTTATACTTCCTGGGTTAAAAACGATAAACCTGTATACATCGTGGAACTTGAAAGTAACCTTGGACTAGCCGGCTTCCTGAAGCAGGAACTATCCACGGAGGACTAATCCGTTCTGTATGGAATTTCCGTTTTGTGAGTGAGGTCTTTGCTGCCTCTGCAAAAAACCAAAGGAGAATTATAATATGGACAGACTCGATCTCCCTGCTTTCGATACTGAACTGGACAAGGACATTTATATTTGTACCCATTACGGGGAAAACCCTGCGGACCATCACGGAGCCGTTGTCCCTCCAGTCTATGAAAGCTCCCTCCATGTTTTTGAAAAATACGAGGACTTCGTGGAAGCACAGAAAGACGAACAGAAAAACTACCTGTACTGGAGAGGCACCAATCCGACAGTGGAAATTGCAGAAAAGAAGCTTGCTGCACTTGAAAGAGGTGGAAGCTGCAAATGCTTTGCCTCCGGTATGGCGGCAATATCCGCGGCTGTCCTGGCTTTTCTTCATTCCGGCAGCCACATTATTACTCTCGGCTACGTTTATGGCACTTCTTTTAAGCTGGTAGATTACCTGAAAGAGAAGTGGCAGGTGGAACATACAGCACTGGACGATTTTTCACCGGAAGCTTTACAAGCCGCAATTCAGGAGAATACTAAGGTTATTCTGATGGAAAGCCCCTCCTCTGTTACCTTTAAACTTGTTGATTTGTCTGCTGTTGCTGAGATTGCACAGGAAAATAATATTAAAACAATTATCGATAATACGTGGGCAACTCCTCTTTTTCAAAAGCCGCTCCTGGCCGGAATAGATGTAGTTGTCCATTCGGCGGCTAAATATTTGAGCGGACACAGTGATATTCTTGCCGGCGCTGTTATCTCTGATAACGAAACGTTGAAGCAGATTTTTGACAATGAATTTACTTTATTCGGAGCCGCGCTGCCGCCACATGAAGCCTGGCTGTTAATCCGCGGTTTCCGCACCCTGCCAGTCAGGATGAAACAGCATGAAGAAAGCGGATTAACGATAGCTCGTTTTCTACAGCAACACCCTGCAGTAAAGAAAGTGAACCATCCAGGTCTTTTAGAAAATGAAGGCTATAAGCTTGGAAAAAAACAGTTAACCGGCTATGCCGGCGTATTTAGTTTCGAGCTGCTGGACGGGAGCTATGAAAAAGTGAAACAAGTCATAAACTCATTGAGTTTTTTTCAAATCGGTTTCTCCTTTGGTTCATACGAAAGCCTGGTTTTATCAGAAAACAACGGCAGTAACGAAGAAGAACTGAGAAGGAAGGGGATCGACCCTGGATTGATCCGGATTTCCCCGGGTCTGGAGAGCCCCCAGTCTCTCATTAATGATTTAAACGACGCACTCAATTCTATTGTCCGGTAAATGAAAAAGTTAAGGGGGAATCCCTTAACTTTTTTTTCTGCAATTAAAAGGCCTTGTGTTATTAAGGGTGCGTATACCATGGACGGGAAATTTGTCTCATTGTTTGGTTTGGCTATCGCTTCACTCTTCTGCCGGAAGACTTCTCCTCCAGGGGAAGAAATCTGGAGATATTTTCAACCGAGAAACTCACCGGGGAAGGAAATTTATAAGCGGTGTTATCACGACGCTTAATTCTTATATCTGACAAAGTTATATAACCATTTGCCGCTTCAACCAGCTTTCCGCTGAAAACAGGCTCAAAATGTTCGTCTTTAAAGAACAGCTTCCCGCCTTCCATGACCAGCATTACCTTTTTACCAAGCATTGCTTTAAACTGGCTGCTGTCATAAAACATGGTTTTATTCGCTTTCTTTTTCGACTTCTTGCCCTTTATCTTCCCTTTTCCACGCGCTGCCTCTCTTTTTACCGAAGCTTTTGCAGTTTTATTTGTTTGTGTTAATTCAAATTCCCTGGTCAGAGCCCCTCTGTAGAAATTCTGGTTACTCAACTGCCCCACCCCGCTCTAATAAAATTATCCGTTTAAGTTTATCGTCAATTCCATACATCTTATGGTCAAAAGCCCTTATACGTCAGCCCATTTTGGCAGGCGGACAACTGATAGGTAAATCATCCAGCCACACGTTAAATAAGGGCTGTCACACATAAAAACGAGCATGAATAAAATGCAAACAGGCAGATGTTTAATAAATAATTACTGGCTGGTAACTTTTATTAAATTGCTGAGGTCTAAGTTGTTTTAAATAGCGAGGCATCATGAAAAAAGCTCTGGCATTGCGGTGTAAGTCTTATTAAAGCCGTATCCAATTTTTGTTTGGTAAAGGAGGGAGAAAGAATGCCGAAATTCCGAAGAATCCCGGTGATCGTTGAAGCAGTAAAAATCACGAGGCCGATTACAATTGACACATTGGAAGGCTCGATTACCGGAAACCCAGGCGACTATTTAATAACCGAAGCCTCAGGGGAGCAGTACCCTCTGGCAGCCGAAGTTTTCACCAATGAATTTGAACCATACAAAGCAAGAATGAGCGCAAAGTCCGCCGTAATGAAATCAATGCGTAAAGTTAAACGAAAAACAATGGATTTCATTAAGAAAAACGGGCCTGAGTAAGTTAACTGTGGGGGTGAGAGGTGGAGGGGAGTTGCTGTGTTTTTTTTGATGAGCGGCAACTCCTTTATGCTCACCTATACTCCCGTTTACTCCTTCTCCCAACCTGGCACTTTGGTTCCAGGTACGCTGGTGCCAGGTTGACTTTATGACCGGTCCACTGCTGCCTCATGCTCACATATACTCCCAAATACTCCTCCTCCCAACCTGGCACCTCGGTTCCAGGTACATCGGTGCCAGGTTGACTTTATGACCGGTCGACAACTCCCTCATGCTCACCTATACTCCCGAATACTCCTTCTCCCAACCTGGCACTTTGGTTCCAGGTACGCAGGTGCCAGGTTGATTTTATGACCGGTCCACTGCTGCCTCATGCTCACCTATACTCCCGAATACTCCTTCTGGCAACCTGGCACCTCGGTTCCAGGTACGTTGGTGCCAGGTTGATTTTATGCCCTGTTGACAACTCCCTCATCCTCACCTATACTCCCAAATACTCCTTCCCCCAACCTGGCACTTTGGTTCCAGGTACGTTGGTGCCAGGTTGATTTTATGCCCTGTCGACAACTCCCTCATCCTCACCTATACTCCCAAATACTCCTTCCCCCAACCTGGCACTTTGGTTCCAGGTACGCTGGTGCCAGGTTGACTTAAAGCCCTGTCGACAACTCCTTCATGCTCACCTATACTCCCGTTTACTCTTTCTCCCAACCTGGCACTTTGGTTCCAGGTACGCTGGTGCCAGGTTGACTTTATGACCGGTCCATTGCTGCCTCATGCTCACCTATACTCCCGAATACTCCTTCTGGCAACCTGGCACTTTGGTTCCAGGTACACCGGTGCCAGGTTGATTTTATGCC
Protein-coding regions in this window:
- a CDS encoding alpha/beta hydrolase, producing the protein MRKGFLLKTGGIILLLPFIIYLLFYIFQDSILFYPQPLTQERLDYIEENYEDVNEIILEMADGAAVHGWLAESKNESPSPLLIYYGGNAEEVSYLIKQANNLEKRSVLLMNYRGYGNSEGSPGEAAMFSDALEIYDYISGKETIDDNRIAVMGRSMGTGVAVYVAEQRNLEKVVLVSPYDSLTNVARDRYPFVPVSILLNHQFDNISRGESISTPLLTLIGSEDTIIPPEHSIRLTEAWNGPAEKIIYEDRGHNDIHLAPDYWESIIDFLEN
- a CDS encoding LLM class flavin-dependent oxidoreductase, whose protein sequence is MKLSILDQSPIPAGKTAAEALMASAELAKEGEKAGYARFWVTEHHDLPGLACSSPEVLLSYIGAHTKTILIGAGAVLLPHYKPYKTAENFNMLANLFPGRINLGLGRAPGGSAEVTMALSDNYLEQVRKFPDSVDELIRFLYKGFPQDHMFSKVNAAPVPAHSPDVWLLGTSGKSADLAAEHGLAYAFGQFMSENDGSEIIERYKNNFQGTAYRAEPETILTVSAICAETEEKAEELALSSLLWKLQSDNPETAGGGIPSLEETLSRTYSEKEKETIENGKKRMIIGDPLQVSAKLKEIKETSGADEIMVNTITHSFEDRINSYRLIAKAILG
- a CDS encoding PLP-dependent aspartate aminotransferase family protein, translated to MDRLDLPAFDTELDKDIYICTHYGENPADHHGAVVPPVYESSLHVFEKYEDFVEAQKDEQKNYLYWRGTNPTVEIAEKKLAALERGGSCKCFASGMAAISAAVLAFLHSGSHIITLGYVYGTSFKLVDYLKEKWQVEHTALDDFSPEALQAAIQENTKVILMESPSSVTFKLVDLSAVAEIAQENNIKTIIDNTWATPLFQKPLLAGIDVVVHSAAKYLSGHSDILAGAVISDNETLKQIFDNEFTLFGAALPPHEAWLLIRGFRTLPVRMKQHEESGLTIARFLQQHPAVKKVNHPGLLENEGYKLGKKQLTGYAGVFSFELLDGSYEKVKQVINSLSFFQIGFSFGSYESLVLSENNGSNEEELRRKGIDPGLIRISPGLESPQSLINDLNDALNSIVR
- a CDS encoding ATP-binding protein yields the protein MNNYTEINFKDFLPKRNGFVFKYRKMNGQYIHTYAEGELIKKMGQKQADILNRSLYDFLPKKEAAQKVHYYEQAWNGDIINYEGCINGVYYLATLNPNKEDGNVKEVFGTAIDITEEKENEKKIKEMEKLALAGELAAGIAHEIRNPLTSLKGFTQLLRANISIDTADRQEMAKYIDIMLDELERINGIVEEFLFIGKPNRKLIMKEINLDKLLEDVILFMEPQCQIKGITIQTEFGGACKTVCDPDMLKQVFINIIRNAIEATKEDTPIINIALTENEERYIITIRDYGYGVSEDKQKRLFEPFFTTKVQGTGLGLMVCKRIVELHNGEISLTSKEGEGTDVTIVLPKE